The following proteins come from a genomic window of Candidatus Kapaibacterium sp.:
- a CDS encoding ABC transporter ATP-binding protein, which yields MIVLQNITKVYRLGAEEVHALRGISLQIDRNEYVAIMGPSGSGKSTLMHILGLLDRPTSGRYSFRGQDVSQLSDDELAQLRNREIGFVFQNYNLLPRATALKNVELPLIYAGLPAEERRQRAQAALEAVGLGDRLHHRPNELSGGQCQRVAIARALVVNPSLILADEPTGNLDTATSEDIMQLFNQLWQRGNTIVLVTHEEHIARHAQRIIRIRDGRIESDTRYDATVQRQPTGGSECPDG from the coding sequence CTGATTGTGCTGCAGAACATCACGAAGGTCTACCGCCTGGGAGCAGAAGAGGTCCATGCCCTTCGGGGCATCTCGCTGCAGATTGACCGCAACGAGTACGTGGCCATCATGGGGCCCTCGGGCTCCGGAAAGTCAACCCTGATGCACATCCTGGGCCTTTTGGACAGGCCAACCTCTGGGCGCTATTCCTTCCGAGGACAGGATGTCAGCCAACTGAGCGACGACGAGCTAGCACAGCTCCGCAACCGCGAGATCGGTTTCGTGTTCCAGAACTATAACCTCCTCCCTCGGGCAACGGCACTGAAGAACGTAGAGCTCCCGCTCATCTACGCCGGCTTGCCCGCAGAAGAGCGCCGCCAACGCGCCCAAGCAGCATTGGAAGCTGTCGGCTTAGGAGACCGCCTCCACCACCGCCCAAACGAGCTCTCCGGCGGGCAGTGCCAACGGGTCGCGATTGCCCGAGCCTTGGTCGTCAACCCCTCCCTTATCCTCGCAGACGAACCGACGGGAAACCTGGACACGGCCACGAGCGAGGATATCATGCAGCTCTTCAACCAACTATGGCAGCGCGGCAACACCATCGTGCTCGTCACCCATGAGGAGCATATCGCCCGCCATGCCCAGCGCATCATCCGGATCCGCGATGGGCGCATAGAATCTGACACACGCTACGATGCGACCGTCCAACGACAGCCCACCGGAGGCTCGGAATGTCCCGATGGGTAG
- a CDS encoding TolC family protein has product MVLCTLLLLGWLAVGAPAAQTPGSKPLSLGECLRLAFAKHPDLLTASAQLSATGAELTAAFGMYLPSLNFSAGYSRQLNVQGGRSVNIGGQVIRLPAVDPDAYSLSLTGSYILFDGFGREYTFQRAQSAVSAAEATLAYTRQRVAAEVIQLYMEALKAERLVAVRQQHYELGQRELERVRATVEVGRQPVTTLYAQEAEVAKREVELLQAKQQYELALARLRHLVGAELTDPIVLADPTLPDSLTPETARALRQQWGTFSELLQRALQNRQDYRAAQRRVEAARAAIAAARSQYFPTLTAAGGWSWANSALRDFGQLGRAFVGLQLTATLFDNFRTNAQLQAAEVQHVQAQAELEKLRQGIAQELQESLLTLEVIAQQLEAAYRSLRSATMYMENVRSRYELGAATSVELFAAEAQRTSAAATVVSLSYDFLAAQARVQYAVGLLEP; this is encoded by the coding sequence ATGGTCCTCTGCACCCTCCTTCTCCTTGGGTGGTTGGCAGTAGGAGCTCCTGCTGCTCAGACGCCCGGCAGCAAGCCCCTAAGCCTCGGAGAATGCCTTCGGCTGGCTTTCGCCAAGCATCCCGATCTCCTCACTGCATCGGCGCAGCTCTCCGCTACCGGGGCTGAGCTAACGGCCGCATTCGGGATGTACCTCCCTTCGCTCAACTTCTCGGCCGGGTACTCCCGCCAGCTCAACGTCCAGGGCGGCCGCAGCGTCAACATCGGTGGGCAAGTCATTCGCCTCCCTGCGGTGGACCCAGACGCTTACAGCCTCAGCCTGACGGGCAGCTACATCCTCTTCGACGGCTTCGGTCGGGAGTATACCTTCCAGCGGGCACAGTCGGCCGTTTCGGCAGCTGAAGCAACGCTGGCCTACACCCGCCAGAGAGTCGCTGCGGAGGTCATTCAGCTCTACATGGAGGCACTGAAGGCCGAGCGCCTCGTCGCTGTCCGGCAGCAGCATTACGAGCTGGGACAGCGAGAGCTGGAGCGGGTTCGTGCTACCGTGGAGGTCGGTCGGCAGCCAGTGACCACCCTCTATGCCCAGGAGGCAGAAGTTGCCAAGCGGGAAGTGGAGCTCCTGCAGGCTAAGCAGCAGTACGAACTTGCCCTTGCCCGGCTACGCCACCTCGTCGGGGCAGAACTGACAGACCCAATCGTCCTTGCCGACCCCACGCTGCCGGACTCGCTCACGCCGGAGACTGCCCGGGCACTGCGCCAGCAGTGGGGAACCTTCTCCGAACTACTACAGCGAGCACTTCAGAACCGTCAGGACTACCGAGCTGCCCAGCGGCGCGTGGAAGCCGCCCGTGCTGCGATTGCCGCAGCTCGCAGCCAGTATTTCCCCACGCTGACTGCTGCTGGAGGGTGGAGCTGGGCTAATTCCGCACTGCGCGACTTCGGGCAATTGGGACGTGCTTTCGTTGGGCTCCAACTCACTGCTACCCTCTTCGACAACTTCCGCACGAATGCTCAACTGCAGGCTGCCGAAGTCCAGCACGTCCAAGCCCAAGCAGAACTGGAGAAACTCCGACAGGGAATCGCTCAGGAGCTGCAGGAATCCCTGCTGACGCTGGAAGTGATAGCACAGCAGTTAGAGGCAGCCTATCGCTCGCTGCGCTCCGCAACGATGTACATGGAGAACGTCCGCTCTCGGTACGAGCTCGGGGCAGCAACGAGCGTGGAGCTCTTTGCAGCAGAAGCTCAGCGCACAAGCGCTGCAGCTACGGTCGTTAGCCTAAGCTATGACTTCCTCGCCGCTCAGGCACGGGTCCAGTACGCTGTTGGGCTCTTGGAACCGTAG
- a CDS encoding efflux RND transporter periplasmic adaptor subunit, with translation MLKKRRRWLFVLLGVLLGVILVLIFASRGEEAIAVTVEPVQRRTITQIVSAVGVLRPETEVKLSSETSGEVIALFVREGDTVKAGQLLLRIQPDIAQTFLEQSAAAAEAARRMMEAAKAEWERTRTELERVTELFRRMAASQQELDQARTAHEQAFNRYNAAIADYERAQAALRQARYQLSRTALYAPISGIVTSLSVEAGEKVVGTAQMQGTELLRIADLSRMTAVVEVNENDVTLLQLGDTAEVSVDALPDQVFRGIVTEISHSPKVGRAGTQDEVVNFEVKILLLETDPRLRPGMSCNADIRTETRYNVLAVPLQAVTVRLEKDDTTRTATRRRPPTVVFLHDRGRARMVTVETGISDRDYIEIRSGLTEGAQVITGSFQAITRLLYDGAPVTLQQQERQGATRDGQTQ, from the coding sequence ATGCTCAAGAAACGTCGTCGCTGGCTCTTCGTACTCCTCGGTGTGCTCCTGGGAGTCATCCTCGTACTCATCTTCGCCTCTCGAGGCGAAGAGGCCATTGCTGTCACTGTTGAGCCTGTCCAGCGGAGGACGATTACGCAGATCGTTAGTGCCGTTGGCGTCCTGCGGCCTGAGACAGAGGTTAAGCTAAGCTCAGAGACCAGCGGGGAGGTCATTGCCCTGTTTGTCAGGGAGGGCGATACGGTGAAGGCGGGACAATTGCTACTACGCATCCAGCCCGATATCGCCCAGACCTTCCTAGAGCAGAGTGCCGCCGCCGCCGAAGCAGCCCGGCGGATGATGGAAGCAGCCAAAGCCGAGTGGGAGCGGACACGCACAGAGCTGGAACGGGTCACCGAACTCTTCCGCCGGATGGCCGCCTCTCAACAGGAACTCGATCAGGCCCGGACAGCCCACGAACAGGCCTTCAACCGCTACAATGCCGCCATTGCCGACTACGAACGAGCTCAAGCCGCCCTCCGGCAGGCACGGTATCAGCTCTCCCGCACTGCTCTCTACGCCCCCATCTCCGGCATCGTGACTTCGCTGTCGGTTGAAGCGGGAGAGAAGGTGGTAGGGACGGCTCAGATGCAGGGCACGGAACTCCTGCGGATCGCCGATTTAAGCCGTATGACTGCTGTTGTAGAGGTCAACGAGAACGATGTTACCCTCCTCCAGCTCGGCGACACCGCAGAAGTAAGCGTTGACGCACTACCGGACCAGGTCTTCCGCGGAATCGTCACGGAAATTTCCCACTCGCCCAAAGTCGGCCGCGCCGGAACTCAGGATGAGGTTGTCAACTTTGAGGTGAAGATCCTACTGCTGGAGACCGACCCACGGCTGCGACCTGGGATGAGCTGCAATGCGGACATCCGAACGGAGACCCGCTACAACGTCCTGGCAGTCCCATTACAAGCCGTCACCGTCCGGCTCGAGAAGGATGACACCACACGGACTGCCACGCGCCGCCGCCCGCCAACCGTAGTCTTCCTCCACGACAGAGGGCGTGCCCGGATGGTAACGGTGGAGACCGGCATCAGCGACCGCGACTACATCGAGATTCGGAGCGGGCTCACCGAAGGAGCTCAAGTCATCACTGGGAGCTTCCAAGCCATCACCCGCCTGCTCTACGACGGTGCACCAGTGACCCTGCAGCAGCAGGAACGGCAGGGAGCCACAAGGGACGGGCAGACACAGTGA